A genomic region of Raphanus sativus cultivar WK10039 chromosome 6, ASM80110v3, whole genome shotgun sequence contains the following coding sequences:
- the LOC108813346 gene encoding protein indeterminate-domain 11-like isoform X1, whose amino-acid sequence MSIFIYIDLKFCFVCSYIFLLVPFFFSLKALVMMNEDILLHQQVHQQQEENMSNLTSASGDQASVSSGNRTEVSGSNYFPHHHQQEEQQQFIVPESQPQKKRRNQPGNPDPESEVIALSPKTLMATNRFVCEICNKGFQRDQNLQLHRRGHNLPWKLKQRSNKEVIRKKVYVCPEESCVHNDPSRALGDLTGIKKHFCRKHGEKKWKCDKCSKKYAVQSDCKAHSKTCGTKEYRCDCGTLFSRRDSFITHRAFCEALAEETAREVVIPQNQNHQPNPLMIQQSSSSSSHHHQAQPTVNISSCSSSSHNIINSLHFETNHNGTNNSNTNSNHLHTFPMKIEQQQSNDHIISYHQHIIPPWLTSPNPNPSNGGGGLFSLAASPAMSATALLQKAAQMGSTKSPPLPPNTDSERPAHHNNNLTTKMASMMTSPSGFISSNNSNNQVLFQDYNASEFDHHGGEEAFDDTFGGFLRTNVDTTTTSGSDKNKSGGGGGEGLTRDFLGLRPLMSHNEILSFAGLGNCINGSASDQLHPKPWQGTQVGSNKR is encoded by the exons ATgtctatatttatttatatagatctgaaattttgttttgtttgttcttatatatttttgcttgttcctttttttttctctcttaagGCTTTAGTGATGATGAACGAAGACATCTTACTTCATCAGCAAGTACACCAACAACAAGAGGAGAATATGTCGAATCTAACATCAGCTTCTGGGGATCAAGCAAGTGTCTCTTCCGGAAACAGAACTGAAGTAAGTGGTTCTAATTACTtccctcatcatcatcaacaagaAGAGCAACAACAGTTCATTGTTCCTGAATCTCAGCCTcaaaagaagaggagaaaccAACCAGGGAATCCAG acccGGAATCAGAAGTGATTGCTCTGTCACCAAAAACACTAATGGCAACAAACAGATTCGTGTGTGAGATCTGTAACAAGGGATTCCAACGAGACCAAAATCTACAGCTTCACAGGAGAGGTCACAATCTGCCATGGAAGCTGAAACAACGATCCAACAAAGAAGTGATAAGAAAGAAAGTGTATGTTTGTCCAGAAGAAAGCTGTGTCCACAATGACCCATCTCGAGCTCTCGGTGACTTGACCGGGATCAAGAAGCATTTCTGTAGAAAGCATGGTGAGAAGAAGTGGAAATGTGACAAATGTTCAAAGAAATATGCTGTTCAATCAGATTGCAAGGCTCATTCTAAGACCTGTGGCACCAAAGAATACAGATGTGACTGTGGCACTCTCTTTTCTAG GAGGGATAGTTTCATAACTCATAGAGCATTTTGTGAAGCATTGGCCGAAGAGACTGCAAGGGAAGTAGTAATACCACAAAACCAGAATCATCAACCGAACCCTCTTATGATTcaacaatcttcttcttcttcttctcatcatcatcaagcaCAACCAACCGTGAACATCTCGtcctgttcttcctcttccCACAACATCATCAACAGCCTTCACTTCGAGACCAACCATAATGGTACTAATAATAGCAACACTAACAGCAACCACCTCCATACTTTTCCAATGAAGATAGAGCAACAACAAAGCAATGATCATATCATCAGTTACCACCAGCACATCATCCCTCCTTGGCTCACATCTCCAAACCCTAACCCTAGTAATGGTGGAGGAGGTTTGTTCTCTCTTGCAGCTTCTCCGGCTATGTCAGCCACCGCATTGCTCCAGAAAGCAGCTCAAATGGGTTCCACAAAGTCACCCCCATTACCACCAAACACAGACTCCGAGAGGCCAGCTCATCATAATAATAACCTCACCACAAAAATGGCGTCAATGATGACATCACCATCTGGCTTCATCAGCtccaacaacagcaacaaccaAGTTCTCTTTCAAGACTACAATGCCTCTGAGTTTGATCATCACGGTGGAGAAGAAGCCTTCGACGATACATTCGGCGGGTTCTTGAGGACAAACGTTGATACTACAACCACGTCAGGATCAGACAAGAATAAAAGcggtggcggaggaggagagGGTTTGACGAGAGATTTCTTGGGGCTAAGACCGTTAATGTCTCATAATGAGATTCTAAGTTTTGCCGGTCTAGGGAACTGCATCAATGGCTCTGCTTCCGATCAGCTTCATCCAAAGCCTTGGCAGG GCACGCAAGTGGGATCCAACAAAAGATAG
- the LOC108813346 gene encoding protein indeterminate-domain 11-like isoform X2: MMNEDILLHQQVHQQQEENMSNLTSASGDQASVSSGNRTEVSGSNYFPHHHQQEEQQQFIVPESQPQKKRRNQPGNPDPESEVIALSPKTLMATNRFVCEICNKGFQRDQNLQLHRRGHNLPWKLKQRSNKEVIRKKVYVCPEESCVHNDPSRALGDLTGIKKHFCRKHGEKKWKCDKCSKKYAVQSDCKAHSKTCGTKEYRCDCGTLFSRRDSFITHRAFCEALAEETAREVVIPQNQNHQPNPLMIQQSSSSSSHHHQAQPTVNISSCSSSSHNIINSLHFETNHNGTNNSNTNSNHLHTFPMKIEQQQSNDHIISYHQHIIPPWLTSPNPNPSNGGGGLFSLAASPAMSATALLQKAAQMGSTKSPPLPPNTDSERPAHHNNNLTTKMASMMTSPSGFISSNNSNNQVLFQDYNASEFDHHGGEEAFDDTFGGFLRTNVDTTTTSGSDKNKSGGGGGEGLTRDFLGLRPLMSHNEILSFAGLGNCINGSASDQLHPKPWQGTQVGSNKR; this comes from the exons ATGATGAACGAAGACATCTTACTTCATCAGCAAGTACACCAACAACAAGAGGAGAATATGTCGAATCTAACATCAGCTTCTGGGGATCAAGCAAGTGTCTCTTCCGGAAACAGAACTGAAGTAAGTGGTTCTAATTACTtccctcatcatcatcaacaagaAGAGCAACAACAGTTCATTGTTCCTGAATCTCAGCCTcaaaagaagaggagaaaccAACCAGGGAATCCAG acccGGAATCAGAAGTGATTGCTCTGTCACCAAAAACACTAATGGCAACAAACAGATTCGTGTGTGAGATCTGTAACAAGGGATTCCAACGAGACCAAAATCTACAGCTTCACAGGAGAGGTCACAATCTGCCATGGAAGCTGAAACAACGATCCAACAAAGAAGTGATAAGAAAGAAAGTGTATGTTTGTCCAGAAGAAAGCTGTGTCCACAATGACCCATCTCGAGCTCTCGGTGACTTGACCGGGATCAAGAAGCATTTCTGTAGAAAGCATGGTGAGAAGAAGTGGAAATGTGACAAATGTTCAAAGAAATATGCTGTTCAATCAGATTGCAAGGCTCATTCTAAGACCTGTGGCACCAAAGAATACAGATGTGACTGTGGCACTCTCTTTTCTAG GAGGGATAGTTTCATAACTCATAGAGCATTTTGTGAAGCATTGGCCGAAGAGACTGCAAGGGAAGTAGTAATACCACAAAACCAGAATCATCAACCGAACCCTCTTATGATTcaacaatcttcttcttcttcttctcatcatcatcaagcaCAACCAACCGTGAACATCTCGtcctgttcttcctcttccCACAACATCATCAACAGCCTTCACTTCGAGACCAACCATAATGGTACTAATAATAGCAACACTAACAGCAACCACCTCCATACTTTTCCAATGAAGATAGAGCAACAACAAAGCAATGATCATATCATCAGTTACCACCAGCACATCATCCCTCCTTGGCTCACATCTCCAAACCCTAACCCTAGTAATGGTGGAGGAGGTTTGTTCTCTCTTGCAGCTTCTCCGGCTATGTCAGCCACCGCATTGCTCCAGAAAGCAGCTCAAATGGGTTCCACAAAGTCACCCCCATTACCACCAAACACAGACTCCGAGAGGCCAGCTCATCATAATAATAACCTCACCACAAAAATGGCGTCAATGATGACATCACCATCTGGCTTCATCAGCtccaacaacagcaacaaccaAGTTCTCTTTCAAGACTACAATGCCTCTGAGTTTGATCATCACGGTGGAGAAGAAGCCTTCGACGATACATTCGGCGGGTTCTTGAGGACAAACGTTGATACTACAACCACGTCAGGATCAGACAAGAATAAAAGcggtggcggaggaggagagGGTTTGACGAGAGATTTCTTGGGGCTAAGACCGTTAATGTCTCATAATGAGATTCTAAGTTTTGCCGGTCTAGGGAACTGCATCAATGGCTCTGCTTCCGATCAGCTTCATCCAAAGCCTTGGCAGG GCACGCAAGTGGGATCCAACAAAAGATAG